In Cardinium endosymbiont of Dermatophagoides farinae, the sequence TAATTCTTGGATATTTTCCATATACACGGCCCATTGTCTCTGGCATGGAGATATTGATAGATAAACTTAGACATCCTTTTGCTCAACCAGCTAAGCATTAGAAAAGGGATAAGAATAGCAAACAAGGCCCTGCTTAGCCAAAATGGACCAAAAGAAAACATTGATAGATAACCTATCAACATAGCTCCACCATAATAAGTAGCCAATGTAGTAGCTATTAGACTAACTGTAGAAAATTGGCGATTACCTACAGCATATACCCGAAAGGTAGTAAACCTTTTAATAGAGTAAAAGACGATCACTGCAGTAGATAACAAGAAGCTTATTACGATAAATAAGGGGATATCAAACGACATAACTAATAACTAGAATAATATATATAACCTATTCACTTAGGCTTTTATTTTACGATTGGTATATTACTGAAATTTTCCGACTCGAGGAACTTTTTCGGGGTTGCTTCCCGAACTTGGCGCATAACTCTTAGGCGAAGAACTACTACTAATAGTAGAAAGCACAGATAATGATGAAGGACATTTTCCTCTATATATCTCAGGTGGCTAAGCAAAACGTGCCTTCTGTCTTTTAGGCATAGGTAACTTAAAAGAAGATCTAACAACATATTGAGTAGGATACTTCTCAGAATCTATTATGCAATCTGCCACTTTCTGCACCTCTGGAGGCAGTTTACGATTAAGTATAGGATTCAGGTCCTCTGTATTAGATTCAGTTTCCATACTATATTTCTTATGCAAAACCACATGATTATAAAGATCACATCGTTCTTTATGAGCAATATCTTGTTCAAGGCCTGAAAACAACTCTTCTATATTTTTATTATGATGCTTACGGGCCACCTCGATAGGCAACATACCTTTTTCACCACAATAACAAGGACATGCACCTAGTTGCACGAGGTATGCTGCAGTTTCATAATCATTATTATAAGTTGCATAGAAAAGAAAAGAATGCCCAAAATAGTCTAGTTTAGATACGAGTACGCGTTGCTCCTCTTGACTAAATCGATTCAAGTTATTCATTTCACTGGCTTGGATAATGGCCCTCATAGCGTTAAGAAAGTATTGATCGTCTTCACATTTATAACCAGGCATCTTGCAGTCGGGGATTTACCCCTTGTCGTACCAGCACTACAACAGATTGAGTAGAGCGTATAGGCTTTAACCAGCTCGACATCATCATTATTCTGTGCCGCCTTCCGCATTATGCTATAAAATAAGGTCATACCATCTTCCTCAACTTTAAAAAGATGGGAATTATCTTGAAAAAGCCAGGGCTTATTCCCAGGTTTTTTACCTTGGCCTACTTTAGGTGCATTCATACTTTTATCATTCGGATCCATGTTATATACAAGGTTATACCTACTACAAACATTAGTAAACAGCTCTACCCCTATACAAATGACTACTATTATTAAACGAAAAGTAGTGGCATATATTTTTTTAAGGTACACCATTATTAAATAATAAGCAATAAGTAAATAGCAATGAATTTTTAATATTAAGTAATTCTTATTACTACAGATACAAGTACCTTGATGTATTTGGTACAAACACAAAAGATAGCTACTGCACCAGAGCAGCATGGAAGGATAAATGGGAGGATTAGCGCAGTTTTGGATTAAAAATAGGTTAAATTAGCTACTAGACCTCTTGCTAACAAGTAGAGACCTTCTACAAAACCTATTTCTAATGGCAATTTTGGTGTCGAAGCTTGTCTATGCTCCTCAAATACATGTAGTATTCTGCGGTGCTCGACTGCACTTCTCCTAAAAACTGCTGATCACAAATAGGTTTTGAAGAAGGTCTTAGGTTTCGAAAGGGGTCTACTCTTTTTACGGTTATTAGAAAACAATGGTTCCTCTTACTGAAAAACACTACCGATTGGCGCTTTCGTTGGTGCCTGGTATAGGCTGTACCTGGTTAAAAAAATTATTAGCTTACTTCGGAAGTGCCCAAGCGGTATTTGCAGCTGCACATAAAGGTAATACTTTACTGCCCTATAAAATAGCGAAAGCTATCACTTCAAGCAGTAGCCTTGCCCAAGCAGAAAAGGTGCTACAGCTGCATGAGGCAGAAGCGATTCAACTGCTGACAACAGAGGAAGACAGCTATCCCAAGCGGTTGTTGGAACTACCTGATGGTCCTTCTATTCTTTATTATAAGGGCCAAGCGCTGTTGAATCAACAACGCGTGGTAACGATTGTGGGCACCAGGCAATTAACCTCCTATGGACAAGGGGCAATTACGAAATTTTTAGAACAACTCCTCCCCTATCAGCCGCTTGTGGTGAGCGGTTTAGCCTATGGAGTAGATATATGGGTCCATAAGCAGGCATTGGAGATGGGACTAACCACAGTAGCCGTATTGCCAACCAGTGTCAATGAAATCTACCTTACTGCACATAAAGAAATAGCTATGGAGCTGTGTGGGCCAAAAGGAGGCCTACTAACAGAATACCCGATAGGAAGTGGCCTAGGCGCCCATACTTTTGTGGCACGCAATAGAATTTTAGCGGGATTAGCAGATGTAACCATAGTTATTGAGGCCAAAGAAAAAAGTGGGGCATTGATCACTGCTTACTATGCTAATAGTTACCACCGAGAGGTTTTTGCACTACCGGGCAGCATCTACTCGGCTACTTCTGCAGGATGCCATCGGTTGATTAAACGGAACCAAGCACACCTGCTGACCCATATAGATGATTTAGCCTATATTATGAACTGGGAGGTGCACCATCAACCGCAAACAGATACCTTCCTGAATCATCCGCTTACAGCATCAGAGCAAATGGTCTTAGAACAGCTGCAGCAGGCTATGGAACCCATCACCATTGATGCACTCACCTATGCTACAGCTTTGTCTCCTGGGGCATTACAAGCGGCATTACTGTCACTAGAACTACAAGGTTTATTACGTGCACTACCAGGTAAGCGTTTTATATTGGCTCCTATGTATAAGCAATAGACTTCTGTTGAAACACTACTGCTACACCATAAGCAGCGTTTCAACAAAAGTCTAACGAGATGTAAAGCATAATGCAAGAATTTAGCTAAATTTGAAGCAGCTAAAGTATAATAGACCAACACCATATGTTTAAAGTAGCAACCTTATATAAATTTGTGCCCCTAGATGATCTAGTAGGGCTACAAACGCAACTACAATCTATATGCAGCGCGCTAACGGGCACACTTCTTATTGCTTCAGAAGGGATTAATGGGACGATTGCTGGTTTGCCTGATCTACTAGATCATGCCATGGGCCAGATAGCAGCGATTCCTGCATTCCGTGACTTATGGTATCAATATTCTAAAGCGGGCAATAAGCCATTTCGCCGCCTAAAGGTTAGGATCAAAAAAGAAATTATAACCATGCACAAACCGGAGGTCGGATCTATGCCACTACGTGGCCAGCATGTCTTAGCTGCAGACTGGAATAACACGTTAGATGAGGCAGCTGTTGTAGTGGATGTTCGCAATGACTATGAGTATCGACTGGGAAGCTTTGAAGGTGCATTAAATCCTAAAACAACCTACTTTAGCCAATTCCCCGCCTTTGTTGACAACCATTTAACACTCTATAAAGACCAACCTATTGCTATGTTTTGTACAGGAGGCATCAGGTGTGAAAAAGCATCTGCTTATATGCTTGCGGCTGGTTTCAAAAAGGTGTACCAACTCAGTGGAGGCATCCTACAATATTTGGCCCATACGCGCCAAGCGCTATCCAGATGGCAAGGGGAATGTTTTGTCTTTGACGAGCGCATATCGCTAGGCCATGGATTAAAAAAAGGCAATAGCCTACTTTGCTATGGCTGTCGTATGCCTTTAACAACAGAAGATCTAGACGAAAACTATGAACCTAGTATCCGGTGTAAGTTTTGTCTAAAAAACAAATAAGGGCAACCTTTTTTGTGCCTATCCTTTCCACATCAAAATGGATCCGTTGCCCTTACGCCAGAATCTGTTGAACCAGGTGGCAAAGATCGTTATAAGATTCTGCAAAAAGTGGACACATATTTCCAGTTGGGCTATTTTTAATTTGTATGCGATTGGCACTAAAGGTTGCACCAAAAAGCATATCCAATTTATGGAGTGGGTAGCGGAGCAACAAATGGCCTTGTCCATCATTATCTTCATGAGGCGAGGGATTCATCATAATGGCTATTAATTTGCATAGCTTATATTTGCTTTTCATTTTAGAAAGCAATGTCATAAAGTTATCTAACCCAACTGGTATCATATTGTTGTGTTCCGGAAGAATAAGCACTAGTTTTTCTATGATGGACAAGGTATCTTGTAACGCCGT encodes:
- the dprA gene encoding DNA-processing protein DprA translates to MVPLTEKHYRLALSLVPGIGCTWLKKLLAYFGSAQAVFAAAHKGNTLLPYKIAKAITSSSSLAQAEKVLQLHEAEAIQLLTTEEDSYPKRLLELPDGPSILYYKGQALLNQQRVVTIVGTRQLTSYGQGAITKFLEQLLPYQPLVVSGLAYGVDIWVHKQALEMGLTTVAVLPTSVNEIYLTAHKEIAMELCGPKGGLLTEYPIGSGLGAHTFVARNRILAGLADVTIVIEAKEKSGALITAYYANSYHREVFALPGSIYSATSAGCHRLIKRNQAHLLTHIDDLAYIMNWEVHHQPQTDTFLNHPLTASEQMVLEQLQQAMEPITIDALTYATALSPGALQAALLSLELQGLLRALPGKRFILAPMYKQ
- a CDS encoding rhodanese-related sulfurtransferase — encoded protein: MFKVATLYKFVPLDDLVGLQTQLQSICSALTGTLLIASEGINGTIAGLPDLLDHAMGQIAAIPAFRDLWYQYSKAGNKPFRRLKVRIKKEIITMHKPEVGSMPLRGQHVLAADWNNTLDEAAVVVDVRNDYEYRLGSFEGALNPKTTYFSQFPAFVDNHLTLYKDQPIAMFCTGGIRCEKASAYMLAAGFKKVYQLSGGILQYLAHTRQALSRWQGECFVFDERISLGHGLKKGNSLLCYGCRMPLTTEDLDENYEPSIRCKFCLKNK